The following nucleotide sequence is from Pochonia chlamydosporia 170 chromosome 4, whole genome shotgun sequence.
TCGTGCATTAAAAGTTCCGGCTTTAACCTACCATATCGCATCGTTGCCATCGTTGAATATCTGGAAATTTGTCAAGTGATTTTAATGATGTGAACTGGCCGTAATCTAAATTACACCAGACTACTTATGAGTTATTGGTCTTCTGAGCATGAGTGACTCACGTCTCTGCTCATTCTTCACCAGTCGCCTTCACAGAATGAGTGACAGACACTCACCAGGGCAGATTGAAAATCTTGACACTTTTACCGTAGCCATTAGTGGCAGTGCTACGATGAACTTACTGATCAATTTTCATGACATGTGGTGCTCGATTGCATTTCCAGCATTGTTGCGCTCCACTCCACCATCATTTCTCATGGCGAATCAAAATAGCCTTTGCTTGAGCAGTGCTGGCGACATGAGATAAATTTTTGTCAACGCCAGAACCTTCACCTTGCCCGCCCTCTTCACCACATTCCTACCATGACCACTTCCCCAGGCGATGATTCAATACCATCCCTCATCACACTCATAATCACGACTTCGCCGACCCTGTCAGCCCCGTCCATCGAGCTACTCTCCACAGTCCTCAAGTCATTTCGCCGCCATTGCGCCCAGCTCCTGGACTGCAAAGTCGTAGTCGTTTTCGACGGATGTGAACAAATCACATCTCACCCTCGCCTGAAAAAGGGCTACGTTACACCAAAAGGAGCAGAGCACTACGAAACCTACAAGAAGAATGTGAAAAACCTCTTCCTAGAAGAATATCTGCAGGGAAAATCGATAGGAAAATTAACAGAGACTCACGGCGAGGCTGAGTACGGCTCACCACACAAGGTCAAGCCAGTTCCATTCGTCACTACATCCACAGAAGATGGCCGCATCAATTTCATCGAGGTGACGGCTCAGCGACTGGGATTCGGCCTAGCAGTCCGCACGGCAATCCGATCAGTTAATACGCCTTACATCTGGGTCCATCAACACGACTGGGCTCTCAAATATGATATCCCCATTACATCGCTCCTCGACGTGATGCAAGCCTCAGAGGCGGATGATGCAAAACCCATAAAATACGTCTGTTTGCCGTCGGGCCGTAGAACCTCGTACGCAACCTCTGATCAGGTCATGCCCTTTCCGGAACTGCGGAAGCTAGCGTCCGCCCTCACTGGCGACTATGTCTCGCCGAGTGATTCCTCGGTTGTGGTTCCGCTGACGCCCATGTTCTTCTGGCATGATAAGCCGCATATTGCGTCGAGAGCGCATTATCTTCAGCGTGTGTTCCCGACCAGACTGGCTATGATGAGAGGGGCCTTTATCGAGGATACGATTGGGCAGAGGGCCAGGAATCAGATGAAGGAGGGGCAGTGGGCGAAATGGGCGACTTGGCTCTATCATCCTGAGGGGGGGAAGGAAGTTTGCTTGAAGCATCTTCATGGGAGGACGTGGAggggtgaggaggaggagatgaggaagagaatgACGTATCGGGAGCGGAATATGGCTTCGGCGGATGGGAATGGGGGAAATAATGGTGATGAATTTAGACGTATAGATGATTTAGATGTGGAGATATACCCAGCGTTGTCGGGAGACGAGACATAGATGAATAAGTACAGGTGTATTTACAGAACTCGCGTTATTACTCTGGCCGTGACCTGGCTACTATATCAGTACTACAAGCTGCTCCGCTTCCAATGAGAAATATATACAAAACTAGGCCAAAATCTCCTTCACCTCATATATATTCTTGGCATGCAAGAACCACAGCGAAAGAATGACAATAAAaaccccagccagcacaGGCGCCGCATAATTCATCTGCGACGCCAGCACAGGAAGGTAATTCGGGAAGCAGTAGAACACCAGCGCCACCACAGACCAGGCAAGCATGGTAATGTTCGCCAGCAACCCCAGCTTCGGGAACCAAAATGGGCCGTGCTTAAAGTTAGAGCGGCCCTGACACAGGACAAGAATAACCGGAATACTGTAGCTGATGTACTGGAGCAGCAGGCCCGTGGAGATgagggagttgaaggcgagTTCAGACCCGAGATAAAGACAGCCGAAAATGGCGGTGCCGGTGGCGGAAAACAACAACGACCATGTAGGGGTGTGTAGCGGCGCTGGCGTAATCTTGCTGAGATGGCGATGCAGAGGGAAGCCGGCTTCACGGCTGATGGTCCACGCGAGACGAGATTGCCACGTCTGTATAGACCAGACTGCGCCGGCGGTGGTTATCAGAACGGGAATCCAGAGGCCCACGGCGGCGGCCTTGCTCTGCGTGATGCGGTAGAATAGACCCAATGCTGTGAGGTCGTCTTCTGCACCAATGGTACCGGCGTTGATGAGTACAGATGTAACAACAAGGAGACCGGTGCTGAAGCCAACCACGATGGTCCACATCAGCGCCTTGGGGATATCAGTAGCAGGACGAGGCATCTCCTCAGCCAAATGGGTAGCTACATCGAGACACGAAAAGCTCCAATTCGCACCATTCATGCCCATGATGAAAGCA
It contains:
- a CDS encoding alcohol dehydrogenase (similar to Metarhizium robertsii ARSEF 23 XP_007816828.1), whose amino-acid sequence is MTTSPGDDSIPSLITLIITTSPTLSAPSIELLSTVLKSFRRHCAQLLDCKVVVVFDGCEQITSHPRLKKGYVTPKGAEHYETYKKNVKNLFLEEYLQGKSIGKLTETHGEAEYGSPHKVKPVPFVTTSTEDGRINFIEVTAQRLGFGLAVRTAIRSVNTPYIWVHQHDWALKYDIPITSLLDVMQASEADDAKPIKYVCLPSGRRTSYATSDQVMPFPELRKLASALTGDYVSPSDSSVVVPLTPMFFWHDKPHIASRAHYLQRVFPTRLAMMRGAFIEDTIGQRARNQMKEGQWAKWATWLYHPEGGKEVCLKHLHGRTWRGEEEEMRKRMTYRERNMASADGNGGNNGDEFRRIDDLDVEIYPALSGDET
- a CDS encoding choline transport protein (similar to Arthroderma otae CBS 113480 XP_002850895.1), producing the protein MDQPSPSRASSPGTTKPSAVLHEKPDHSDPEHTSVLHGNVTVQSIKPFTTLSALGIGYGTTNTPIGLLLVLGTALPMGGSPLFFWGFLIMAVVGLATATTLAELASAMPHPGGQYIWVNRLAPPRYRRFLSYLTALVSWLAAVATGSSSCLSVPTGLCAIISLLNPNFVYKRWMGFVGFQLLNLLTVFGASFEMALPRISKVMLLFSCLTIGVIFITLFAMCDNQRMSAKDFFLTSLNVTGWPKGVAFIMGMNGANWSFSCLDVATHLAEEMPRPATDIPKALMWTIVVGFSTGLLVVTSVLINAGTIGAEDDLTALGLFYRITQSKAAAVGLWIPVLITTAGAVWSIQTWQSRLAWTISREAGFPLHRHLSKITPAPLHTPTWSLLFSATGTAIFGCLYLGSELAFNSLISTGLLLQYISYSIPVILVLCQGRSNFKHGPFWFPKLGLLANITMLAWSVVALVFYCFPNYLPVLASQMNYAAPVLAGVFIVILSLWFLHAKNIYEVKEILA